A genomic stretch from Anaerolinea thermophila UNI-1 includes:
- a CDS encoding GyrI-like domain-containing protein, whose product MSVNEQPFHVTIQNLTPVFIVYVSCQLQQATGNFSEQIRDGFQRIKDWAQQRGYNPSALKVIGIPRTNGAQLVGYECALELPEFISQDIQDIQTKLLPGGRYIILSLEKDSNTIGETIGRFFAEYMPQHQLIVDPQRPTYEIYYEQTMDFCVPLR is encoded by the coding sequence ATGAGCGTCAATGAACAGCCATTCCACGTTACTATACAAAATTTGACACCCGTTTTTATTGTCTATGTGTCTTGCCAGTTACAACAAGCAACCGGGAATTTTAGCGAACAAATTCGGGACGGCTTTCAACGCATAAAAGACTGGGCTCAACAACGTGGCTACAATCCTTCAGCCCTGAAAGTAATTGGCATCCCACGTACCAACGGCGCTCAATTAGTCGGTTATGAGTGTGCATTAGAACTTCCTGAATTTATTTCTCAGGACATACAAGACATCCAAACAAAACTATTGCCAGGTGGGCGTTATATCATCCTATCCCTTGAGAAGGACTCAAACACAATAGGAGAGACTATTGGACGTTTCTTTGCGGAGTATATGCCACAGCATCAACTGATTGTAGACCCGCAACGCCCCACTTATGAGATCTATTACGAACAAACTATGGACTTTTGTGTTCCCCTTCGATAG
- a CDS encoding Zn-ribbon domain-containing OB-fold protein: MENPRHWRIRKQRYALVGEVCPHCEVKIFPPRDVCPNCGGEAKTQFAFSGKGTVFSFTVMNDAPAGYEKNLPYAVALVKLEEGPIVTAQLTDLGDQPVEIGMPVEMVTRRIRDDGDEKGIIVYGYKFRPAFASQH; this comes from the coding sequence ATGGAAAATCCACGCCATTGGAGAATTCGCAAACAGCGCTATGCTTTGGTGGGCGAGGTCTGCCCGCACTGCGAAGTCAAAATCTTCCCCCCGCGGGATGTCTGCCCGAACTGCGGCGGCGAAGCCAAGACGCAGTTCGCTTTTAGCGGCAAAGGCACGGTGTTTTCTTTTACCGTCATGAACGATGCGCCGGCAGGCTATGAGAAGAACCTTCCCTACGCGGTGGCGCTGGTCAAACTGGAAGAAGGTCCCATTGTGACTGCGCAGTTGACCGACCTGGGCGATCAGCCGGTGGAGATTGGCATGCCGGTGGAGATGGTCACCCGCCGTATTCGCGATGACGGCGACGAGAAGGGCATCATCGTATACGGCTACAAGTTCCGCCCGGCGTTTGCCAGCCAGCACTAA